Proteins from a single region of Runella sp. SP2:
- a CDS encoding DedA family protein, protein MEFLAQVVDFFLHLDKHLADIITEYGTLTYLILFLIVFTETGLVVMPLLPGDSLLFATGALAASTGALNPWIVIPLLIVAALMGDNVNYFVGKFLGSTIKKRERILFFKREYLEQTEAFYEKHGGKTVIMARFIPIVRTIAPFVAGAGSMTYSRYILFCVVGALLWVPTLTMLGFFFGNLPIVKKNFELVIFGIIGLSVLPMVWQFVKAKFMMPKA, encoded by the coding sequence ATGGAATTTCTCGCACAAGTAGTAGATTTTTTTCTGCACCTCGACAAGCACCTTGCTGACATTATTACTGAATATGGTACGCTGACGTACTTGATTTTGTTTCTCATAGTATTTACTGAAACTGGTTTGGTGGTAATGCCGTTACTTCCAGGCGATTCATTGCTTTTTGCGACGGGAGCGTTGGCGGCTTCTACGGGCGCACTTAATCCCTGGATTGTCATTCCGTTGTTGATTGTGGCGGCGCTGATGGGCGACAACGTCAATTATTTTGTGGGTAAGTTTTTGGGCTCGACCATTAAAAAACGAGAACGGATTCTGTTTTTTAAACGAGAATATTTAGAACAAACCGAAGCTTTTTACGAAAAACACGGAGGCAAAACCGTGATTATGGCGCGTTTTATCCCGATTGTCCGTACCATCGCACCGTTTGTGGCAGGGGCAGGAAGCATGACCTACTCACGTTACATTCTTTTCTGCGTGGTAGGGGCACTTTTGTGGGTACCGACGTTGACGATGCTAGGTTTTTTCTTCGGTAACTTACCAATCGTAAAGAAAAACTTTGAATTGGTTATTTTTGGAATCATTGGCCTCTCGGTATTACCGATGGTTTGGCAGTTTGTCAAAGCCAAGTTTATGATGCCGAAAGCGTAG
- a CDS encoding thiamine pyrophosphate-dependent enzyme, which yields MIENELATDLIALTRQNILDDYRLVCESRQASLLGRKDVMGGRAKFGIFGDGKELAQIAMAKAFRKGDFRSGYYRDQTVVAALGGLTWQQFFSQLYGHADVEFEPHTAGRSMNNHYTTRYLDENGLWKPQTTTYNHINDLAPTAGQIPRSVGLAYASKLYRGNESLHGMTDFSHNGDEITFATIGDASTSQGMFWETMNAAGVLQVPLLMSVWDDGFGISVPVEYQTTKASISKALGGLQRENGTNGIEIFTVKAWDYVGLIETYQKAAELCRTHHIPVLVHVEEVTQPQGHSTSGSHTRYKSAKRLQWEQEGDCNLKFKEWILSNGYASPDELEEIDENAKKFIRQERNNAWKVYSEAILREQNEVVELLQAAAHESRFTSDLLKMSDELKREIVPLHRHNTSAIRKALRFLRFEPSASRNALVEWLTKNAEINHDRFSSHLYSESPESPLKVTPVAAQYLEDAPLLDGYQIIRANFDALFEQDPRIVAMGEDVGKIGDVNQGFAGLQEKYGELRITDTGIRETSIIGQGIGLAIRGLKPIVEIQYFDYIFYTLATLTDDLASLHYRTKGGQKAPLIVRTRGHRLEGIWHSGSPMGSVIHSLRGLHVCVPRDLTQAAGMYNTLLRGDDPALVVESLNGYRLKERLPSNLGQFCVPLGVPEILREGSDLTIVTYGSMCRIVQEAAEQLSELGISAEVIDVQTLLPFDIHHSIVDSIKKTNRVIFADEDMPGGASAYMMQQVLDGQNAYQWLDSAPRCVSAKPHRPAYSSDGDYYSKPNVEDIVEAAYSLIHEANPQQFPVLY from the coding sequence GTGATAGAAAACGAACTCGCCACCGACCTTATTGCGCTAACGCGCCAAAATATTCTGGACGACTATCGTTTGGTATGTGAGAGTCGTCAAGCAAGCTTGTTGGGAAGGAAAGATGTGATGGGAGGTCGAGCGAAATTCGGAATTTTTGGTGATGGAAAAGAATTGGCCCAAATAGCCATGGCCAAAGCATTCCGAAAAGGTGACTTTCGTTCAGGCTATTATCGCGACCAAACCGTCGTGGCAGCCCTTGGAGGACTCACGTGGCAGCAGTTTTTTTCCCAACTTTATGGCCATGCCGACGTCGAATTTGAGCCTCACACCGCAGGCCGTTCGATGAACAACCACTACACCACGCGCTATTTGGACGAAAATGGTTTGTGGAAACCCCAAACAACTACCTATAATCATATCAATGACCTTGCTCCTACGGCTGGACAAATTCCGCGCTCAGTAGGGTTAGCGTACGCTTCTAAGCTTTACCGTGGCAACGAAAGTTTGCATGGAATGACGGATTTTTCGCACAATGGCGATGAAATAACATTTGCAACCATCGGAGATGCCTCTACTTCCCAAGGAATGTTTTGGGAAACGATGAACGCCGCAGGGGTCTTGCAAGTGCCTCTTTTAATGTCAGTTTGGGACGATGGCTTTGGGATTTCGGTGCCTGTCGAATACCAAACCACGAAAGCCAGTATTTCCAAAGCACTAGGTGGATTGCAAAGAGAAAATGGGACTAACGGCATTGAAATCTTTACAGTCAAAGCTTGGGATTATGTAGGACTGATTGAAACCTACCAAAAAGCGGCAGAGCTGTGTCGTACGCACCACATTCCAGTATTGGTACACGTAGAAGAAGTCACCCAGCCGCAAGGCCATTCTACCTCAGGCTCGCACACCCGTTACAAATCAGCCAAGCGCCTCCAATGGGAACAAGAAGGTGACTGCAATCTGAAGTTTAAAGAGTGGATTTTGTCTAACGGCTACGCGTCCCCTGACGAATTAGAGGAGATTGATGAAAATGCTAAAAAGTTCATTCGTCAAGAACGAAACAATGCTTGGAAGGTATATAGTGAAGCAATCCTACGTGAACAAAATGAAGTTGTGGAACTGCTGCAAGCAGCCGCTCACGAAAGTCGATTTACCTCCGATTTGCTCAAAATGAGTGATGAGCTGAAGCGAGAAATTGTCCCCTTGCACCGCCACAATACATCAGCCATACGCAAAGCGCTTCGTTTTCTACGCTTTGAACCCTCTGCTTCTCGAAACGCCCTGGTAGAATGGTTGACCAAAAATGCAGAAATTAACCACGACCGTTTTAGCTCGCACTTATACAGCGAATCGCCCGAATCTCCCCTGAAAGTAACGCCCGTAGCTGCACAATACCTCGAAGACGCTCCCTTACTAGATGGCTACCAAATTATTCGCGCCAATTTTGATGCCCTATTTGAACAAGACCCACGCATTGTCGCGATGGGTGAAGACGTAGGAAAAATTGGCGACGTAAACCAAGGTTTTGCGGGACTTCAAGAAAAATACGGCGAACTACGCATTACGGATACGGGCATTCGAGAGACAAGCATTATTGGTCAAGGCATCGGACTGGCTATTCGAGGTCTAAAGCCCATTGTCGAAATCCAGTACTTTGATTATATCTTTTATACATTAGCCACCCTCACCGACGACCTAGCTTCGCTGCATTATCGTACCAAAGGTGGGCAAAAAGCACCGCTTATTGTTCGTACACGCGGTCACCGCTTAGAAGGTATTTGGCATTCAGGCTCTCCGATGGGTTCGGTGATTCACAGTTTGCGTGGTTTACACGTTTGCGTACCGCGCGATTTGACACAAGCCGCAGGAATGTACAACACGCTATTACGCGGCGATGACCCAGCCCTGGTCGTGGAATCGCTCAATGGGTATCGCCTCAAAGAGCGTCTTCCTTCTAATTTGGGGCAATTTTGCGTGCCACTGGGTGTACCCGAAATATTGCGAGAAGGTTCCGACCTCACCATTGTCACCTACGGCTCGATGTGCCGCATTGTACAAGAGGCGGCTGAGCAGCTGTCCGAGCTGGGAATTAGTGCTGAAGTAATTGATGTTCAAACACTTTTGCCTTTTGATATTCATCATTCGATTGTGGACTCTATCAAGAAAACCAATCGGGTGATATTTGCCGACGAAGATATGCCTGGAGGAGCATCCGCTTACATGATGCAACAAGTGTTGGACGGTCAAAATGCCTACCAATGGCTTGATTCGGCACCAAGATGTGTGTCGGCCAAACCTCACCGCCCTGCCTATAGTTCAGACGGTGATTATTATTCAAAACCCAATGTTGAAGACATTGTAGAGGCTGCGTATAGTCTCATTCACGAAGCAAATCCACAGCAATTCCCTGTGCTGTACTGA
- a CDS encoding RagB/SusD family nutrient uptake outer membrane protein codes for MKKIIFSLTSIILLLAGYACKDSFLEVPPTGSLAKAQLTSKAGLDGSLISAYAQLSALGQTHSGPSNWLIGSIRGGDANKGTDPGDGSEMNPIQTFQYNSTDPVAANVYQSYFEGVSRANAVLALLKEAQPSVKAEDIKLITAEARFLRGHFYFQLKRNFNLVPYVDETKNLSNGIDKVKNDVELWPKIEDDFKTAYNDLPETSSAVGRANKWAAASYLAKVYLYQKKYAEAKALFDLIIANGKTTGGKKYALLPKYSDLYRVANDNNAESVFAVQATVKSGNGNNANADLQLNFIQGSDPGTCCGFFQPSFEFVNSFRTDAKGLPLLDGTYNAPANAVKTDMGIKSDVAFTPDAGPLDPRLDHTVGRRGIPFLDWGPHTGFSMIRNQPNGGPYSPKKYLFTKAEKAAGLTETGGWGHQTYNAYNVTIIRFADVLLMAAEAEIEVGSLAKALEYTNMVRGRAMNASDYVMIDGKPAANYKIALYDAFPSKEYARSAVRFERRIELGMEGYRFYDLVRWGEDVAAINKYLQYDQVLLPGALGGAKYEAKYALFPIPQGQMDLLNSKEQILKQNPGY; via the coding sequence ATGAAAAAAATAATCTTTTCACTTACAAGCATTATTCTTTTGTTAGCTGGATATGCCTGTAAAGATAGCTTTCTAGAAGTACCTCCAACGGGCTCACTTGCTAAAGCCCAGCTTACCAGCAAAGCTGGTTTGGACGGAAGTTTAATTTCTGCGTACGCTCAGTTGAGCGCTTTAGGTCAAACTCACTCAGGCCCTTCAAACTGGCTGATTGGAAGTATTAGAGGGGGGGATGCCAACAAAGGTACTGACCCAGGGGATGGTTCTGAAATGAACCCTATCCAAACATTCCAATACAACTCGACGGATCCTGTAGCCGCCAACGTGTATCAAAGTTATTTTGAAGGTGTTTCGAGAGCTAATGCCGTTTTGGCTTTGTTGAAAGAAGCACAGCCAAGTGTAAAAGCGGAAGATATCAAGTTGATAACTGCAGAAGCACGTTTCTTGAGAGGTCACTTCTATTTCCAATTGAAAAGAAACTTCAACTTAGTACCTTATGTTGATGAAACTAAAAACCTTTCAAACGGAATCGACAAAGTGAAAAACGATGTTGAGCTATGGCCAAAAATTGAGGATGATTTTAAAACGGCTTACAACGATTTGCCTGAAACATCATCAGCTGTTGGACGTGCCAACAAATGGGCGGCGGCTTCTTATTTGGCAAAAGTATATTTATATCAAAAGAAATATGCAGAAGCCAAAGCGTTGTTTGATTTAATTATTGCGAACGGTAAAACAACGGGCGGCAAAAAATATGCTTTGCTTCCTAAATATTCAGATCTTTATCGTGTTGCTAATGACAACAATGCTGAGTCGGTGTTTGCAGTTCAAGCAACTGTTAAATCAGGAAATGGAAACAACGCCAACGCTGATTTGCAATTGAACTTTATCCAAGGATCTGATCCAGGTACTTGCTGTGGATTCTTCCAACCGTCGTTTGAATTCGTAAACTCGTTCCGTACAGATGCAAAAGGACTTCCACTTTTAGATGGTACTTACAATGCTCCTGCCAACGCGGTTAAGACGGATATGGGTATCAAATCTGACGTGGCTTTCACGCCAGACGCAGGGCCACTTGATCCACGACTAGACCACACAGTAGGCCGCAGAGGTATTCCATTCTTGGATTGGGGCCCACACACAGGCTTTAGCATGATTCGTAACCAACCAAACGGTGGTCCATATTCTCCTAAAAAATACTTGTTTACCAAAGCTGAAAAAGCAGCGGGCTTGACTGAAACAGGAGGTTGGGGACACCAAACTTATAATGCCTACAACGTTACTATTATCCGTTTTGCTGACGTGCTTTTAATGGCCGCAGAAGCAGAAATCGAAGTAGGTTCGTTGGCTAAAGCACTCGAATATACCAACATGGTAAGAGGTAGAGCAATGAACGCGTCTGACTACGTAATGATTGATGGCAAACCAGCCGCTAATTATAAAATTGCGTTGTATGATGCTTTCCCATCAAAAGAATATGCTAGATCGGCAGTTCGCTTTGAAAGAAGAATTGAATTGGGAATGGAAGGATATCGTTTCTATGATTTGGTTCGTTGGGGCGAGGATGTAGCTGCCATCAATAAGTATCTCCAGTACGATCAGGTATTGTTGCCTGGTGCATTAGGTGGTGCTAAATATGAAGCTAAATATGCTTTGTTCCCTATTCCTCAAGGTCAAATGGACTTGTTGAATAGCAAAGAACAAATCTTAAAACAAAACCCTGGCTACTAA
- a CDS encoding phosphosulfolactate synthase, translating into MNFKLSQVPDRTSKPRQYGLTMVMDKGLSIRQVEDMLDISAPHIDIVKLGWATSFVTPNLKDKIAVYKSAGIPVYFGGTLFEAFVVRNQFEDYRRLIDEYQLEYAEVSDGSIEMPAEIKCDFIRVLAEQVKVLSEVGSKDETKIIPPYKWIQLMKAELEAGAWKVIGEARESGNVGLFRSSGEVRQGLVEEILTQVPNKDIIWEAPQKAQQVWFVKLIGANVNLGNIAPNEIIPLETIRLGLRGDTFANYLNDKTRKRWKLSK; encoded by the coding sequence ATGAATTTCAAACTATCGCAAGTCCCCGACCGCACTTCCAAACCACGTCAGTACGGATTAACAATGGTCATGGATAAAGGGTTGAGCATTCGTCAAGTCGAAGATATGCTCGACATTTCGGCTCCTCATATTGATATTGTCAAACTCGGATGGGCTACCTCTTTTGTTACGCCCAATCTCAAAGATAAAATCGCCGTCTATAAAAGTGCAGGTATTCCAGTTTACTTTGGGGGGACGCTGTTTGAAGCGTTTGTCGTACGAAATCAATTTGAAGACTATCGCCGTCTTATCGACGAATACCAGCTGGAATACGCCGAAGTATCAGACGGGTCGATTGAAATGCCTGCCGAAATTAAGTGTGATTTTATTCGCGTTTTGGCCGAGCAAGTAAAGGTATTATCGGAAGTAGGTTCAAAAGACGAAACCAAGATTATTCCGCCCTACAAATGGATTCAGCTCATGAAAGCGGAGTTGGAAGCGGGAGCTTGGAAAGTAATTGGGGAAGCCCGCGAATCGGGGAACGTAGGTCTTTTCCGTTCAAGCGGAGAGGTTCGCCAAGGGTTAGTAGAAGAAATTTTGACCCAAGTGCCTAACAAAGACATTATTTGGGAAGCGCCGCAGAAAGCCCAACAAGTGTGGTTTGTGAAACTGATAGGTGCCAATGTCAACCTTGGGAACATCGCTCCTAACGAGATTATTCCGCTCGAAACCATTCGCTTGGGGCTACGTGGAGACACATTTGCTAATTACCTCAACGACAAAACCCGCAAACGCTGGAAGTTGTCGAAATAG
- a CDS encoding VCBS repeat-containing protein, whose translation MVVARLAVISLFALFLLSSCKDQPLFSRLEVSDTGIDFSNRIVENDTLNILDFEYVYNGGGVGIADMNGDSLPDIIFSGNQVDSRIYLNKGNMKFEDVSKKAAFSNLGRWCSGASLVDINADGRMDIYLTATTKGVEDQRANLLFVNQGNDSEGVPTFKEMAHEYGIDDRGHSMNAAFFDYDNDGDLDLYVLTNTIESNPNQFHEKRRDGSSPTTDRLYRCDWSEGLSHPVYTNVSKEAGIQIEGYGLGINICDFNRDGFKDIYITNDYLTDDLLYINNGNGTFTDKAADYFKHTSNSAMGNDVADINNDGLVDIVAVDMLPKDNARKKRLMGPNSYQTYLNNDLFGFTHQYVRNTLQLNLGNKPNSNDPAFAEISMLSDVAETDWSWTPMLADFDHDGFRDLIITNGFPRDVTDRDFGQFRAESSSIAPKSYLLGEIPIVKIPNYAFKNNGDLTFKDVSEAWGLNQASFSNGAAYADLDRDGDLDLVSNNINDSAFVYRNNLVESKPEKAHYLRVVFKGEGHNLSGLGAKMTLYYHGNHTQVYEHSPYRGYLSTVEPVAHFGLGENRLIDSATVVWPNGKQQVLKNLQADQTLIVSQSNAIQNYVAPTQNRAYYFTDLNDSLRLDWKHEEVEYIDFNVQKLLPHKLSQYPPAVSAGDINGDGLDDFFVGGSRQHKGRFFLQNPSGSFTLADLLPDKEGTDKTSEDLGTLLFDADGDGDNDLYIASGGNELRPNDPGYQDRLYINDGKGHFLLAKGALPALLTSKSCVRAADYDRDGDLDMLVAGRVIPDQYPAPASSYILRNDTKGGVVKFTDVTTQIAPALQNLGLACDVLWTDTDNDGWLDLLIAGEWMPLTLLKNQKGKFDIVHSELDTKKGFWGSLVGADFDHDGDTDYIAGNLGLNTLNKASETHPLSILAGDFNQDGSYDAIPFVYFSDPENKPVRVPFHGREDLIKQFIQTRMRFQKYADFVNATFDNILTEEERKKALQLDVTYCQSVYIENTGNGTFKTKPLPILAQIAPINGMIVEDFDADGFLDVLLVANDFGNETSSGRYDASNGLLLKGNGKGDFTPVLQTQTGFYVPGNAKGLAQLTNKAGRRIVIATQNRGSLRSFGQNGAALKWVALQPHDAYALIRDKKGTTRRQELYYGASFLSQSARKLALTTQDVSVEIVDFQGKKRKAL comes from the coding sequence ATGGTTGTCGCACGCCTTGCTGTTATTAGTTTGTTTGCCCTCTTTTTATTGAGCTCCTGCAAAGATCAACCCCTCTTTTCGAGACTAGAAGTCAGCGATACAGGCATCGACTTCTCGAACCGCATCGTCGAAAATGATACCTTGAATATCCTTGACTTTGAGTATGTCTATAACGGCGGAGGCGTGGGGATTGCAGACATGAACGGTGATAGCTTACCCGATATTATTTTTTCGGGAAATCAAGTCGATAGCCGTATTTATCTCAACAAAGGCAATATGAAGTTTGAGGATGTTAGTAAAAAAGCTGCATTTTCAAATCTAGGACGCTGGTGCTCGGGCGCGAGTTTGGTTGACATCAATGCCGATGGGCGCATGGATATTTACCTCACTGCCACCACCAAAGGTGTAGAAGACCAACGGGCCAATTTGCTCTTTGTGAACCAAGGAAACGACAGTGAAGGCGTGCCTACATTCAAAGAAATGGCGCATGAATATGGTATTGACGACCGAGGGCATTCGATGAACGCTGCTTTCTTTGATTATGACAATGATGGAGACTTGGATTTGTACGTTTTGACGAATACGATTGAAAGTAACCCCAATCAGTTTCACGAAAAACGCCGCGATGGTTCGTCACCAACTACCGACCGTCTTTACCGCTGCGATTGGAGCGAGGGACTCAGTCACCCTGTTTATACCAACGTATCGAAGGAAGCAGGCATTCAAATCGAAGGATACGGGCTGGGTATCAACATTTGTGATTTTAACCGTGATGGCTTTAAGGATATTTATATTACAAATGATTACCTGACCGACGACCTGCTTTACATTAATAACGGCAACGGTACTTTTACCGACAAAGCAGCCGACTATTTTAAACATACCAGCAACTCGGCCATGGGCAATGACGTGGCTGACATCAATAATGATGGCCTCGTTGACATTGTCGCGGTGGACATGCTGCCCAAAGACAATGCCCGTAAAAAACGCCTGATGGGGCCTAATAGTTACCAAACGTACCTCAACAACGACCTGTTTGGTTTTACGCATCAATATGTTCGCAATACACTTCAACTTAATTTGGGAAATAAACCCAATAGCAATGACCCCGCTTTTGCCGAAATAAGTATGCTTTCTGACGTAGCCGAAACGGATTGGAGTTGGACGCCTATGTTGGCCGATTTTGACCACGATGGCTTTCGCGACTTGATTATTACGAACGGTTTTCCGAGAGATGTAACAGACCGTGATTTTGGACAGTTTAGAGCAGAAAGTAGTTCTATTGCTCCGAAAAGCTATTTATTAGGAGAAATTCCCATTGTTAAAATCCCTAATTACGCTTTCAAAAACAACGGTGATCTCACCTTCAAAGATGTTTCAGAAGCTTGGGGGCTAAACCAAGCATCGTTTAGTAACGGTGCTGCTTATGCCGACCTCGACCGCGACGGCGATTTAGACCTTGTAAGCAATAATATCAATGATTCTGCCTTTGTATATCGTAACAATTTGGTGGAATCAAAGCCCGAAAAAGCCCATTATTTGCGGGTCGTGTTTAAAGGGGAGGGGCATAACCTCAGCGGTCTTGGCGCTAAAATGACGCTTTATTACCACGGAAATCATACCCAGGTCTATGAACACTCGCCTTATCGTGGGTATTTGTCAACTGTAGAGCCAGTGGCACATTTTGGTTTGGGTGAAAACCGATTGATTGATTCTGCGACGGTGGTATGGCCTAATGGAAAACAACAAGTGCTGAAAAATCTCCAAGCCGACCAAACCCTAATCGTATCACAGTCAAACGCAATTCAAAACTACGTGGCGCCTACTCAGAATCGGGCGTATTATTTTACGGATTTAAACGATTCCTTACGACTTGATTGGAAACACGAAGAGGTAGAATACATTGATTTTAATGTTCAAAAACTATTGCCTCACAAGCTTTCGCAATATCCACCAGCGGTTTCGGCAGGCGATATTAACGGGGATGGATTGGACGACTTCTTCGTGGGAGGCTCTCGCCAGCACAAAGGACGTTTCTTCTTACAAAACCCTTCTGGTAGTTTTACATTGGCTGACCTACTGCCTGATAAAGAAGGAACAGACAAAACATCGGAAGACTTGGGTACGTTGCTTTTTGATGCCGATGGTGATGGTGATAACGATTTGTACATTGCAAGCGGTGGAAATGAATTACGCCCCAATGACCCTGGTTATCAAGACCGCCTCTACATCAACGACGGCAAAGGACATTTTTTGCTTGCGAAAGGTGCGCTACCTGCATTACTAACCAGCAAATCGTGCGTACGCGCGGCCGATTATGACCGTGATGGCGATTTAGACATGTTGGTGGCAGGACGGGTTATCCCTGATCAGTATCCAGCTCCTGCCAGCAGTTATATTTTACGTAATGATACCAAAGGAGGGGTGGTGAAATTTACCGACGTTACGACTCAGATTGCCCCTGCCCTGCAAAACCTCGGTCTTGCCTGCGATGTACTTTGGACCGATACCGACAACGACGGTTGGCTTGATTTGTTGATTGCGGGAGAATGGATGCCGTTGACTTTGCTCAAAAACCAAAAGGGTAAATTCGACATTGTACACTCCGAACTCGACACTAAAAAAGGTTTTTGGGGAAGCTTAGTAGGCGCTGATTTCGACCACGACGGCGATACCGACTACATTGCAGGTAACCTCGGGCTGAACACCCTCAACAAAGCCTCTGAGACCCATCCGTTGAGCATTCTTGCGGGCGATTTTAACCAAGATGGAAGCTATGACGCCATTCCGTTTGTTTACTTCTCAGATCCTGAAAATAAACCCGTTCGAGTACCTTTCCACGGGCGCGAAGACCTTATCAAGCAGTTTATTCAGACAAGAATGCGTTTTCAGAAATATGCTGATTTTGTTAATGCGACGTTTGATAATATCCTGACGGAAGAAGAACGTAAAAAAGCACTTCAATTGGACGTTACCTATTGCCAATCTGTCTATATCGAAAATACAGGGAATGGAACGTTCAAAACCAAGCCTTTACCGATATTAGCCCAAATCGCTCCGATCAACGGGATGATTGTTGAAGATTTTGACGCTGATGGTTTCTTAGACGTCTTGCTAGTGGCCAACGATTTTGGAAATGAGACCAGTTCTGGCCGATACGATGCTTCTAATGGGTTATTGCTCAAAGGCAACGGCAAAGGCGATTTTACCCCAGTACTCCAAACTCAAACGGGCTTTTATGTGCCAGGCAATGCCAAGGGACTAGCACAACTGACCAACAAAGCAGGGCGTAGAATCGTGATTGCTACCCAAAACCGTGGTTCATTACGGAGCTTTGGTCAAAATGGCGCTGCACTCAAATGGGTAGCCTTACAGCCCCATGATGCGTACGCACTGATTCGTGACAAAAAAGGTACTACTCGTCGCCAAGAACTTTATTATGGCGCTTCGTTCCTATCGCAATCGGCGCGTAAGTTGGCACTAACTACTCAGGATGTTTCGGTTGAGATAGTTGATTTTCAAGGAAAGAAGAGGAAGGCTTTGTAG